The Mauremys reevesii isolate NIE-2019 linkage group 1, ASM1616193v1, whole genome shotgun sequence genome has a segment encoding these proteins:
- the LOC120403172 gene encoding zinc finger protein 501-like yields the protein MVCEKEEQNSQQENVEQVDKHRALLQRLERNVSRSHEQRKSCEILGRPEREQGKQPGEKVGKCISCQESQKDLKETTTQQEILMGKRKNTCTECEKNLCDYSSLIKHQRIHTEERPYECCECGKTFKRNSALSEHQRIHAGERPYECSECGKSFTSSSGLSKHQRIHTGERPYECSECGKTFSCSSHLIRHERIHTGERPYECSECGKCATNISDLSKHQRIHTGERPYECSECGKSFTSSSGLSEHQRIHTGERPYECSECGKTFNRSSHLIRHQRIHTGERPYECSECGNTFNRSSHLIRHQGIHTGERPYECSECGKSFSSSSGLSKHQRIHTGKRPYECSECGKIFTYRSGLFLHQRIHTGERPYECSECGKTFNRSSHLIRHERIHTGERPYKCSECEKSFTSSSGLSKHQRIHTGEAV from the coding sequence atggtgtgtgagaaagaggagcagaattctcagcaggaaaatgttgagcaagtggataaacacagagcattattgcaaagattggaaaggaatgtgtccaggagtcatgagcagagaaaatcctgtgagattctgGGAAGACCAGAAAGAGAACAGGGaaagcagccaggggagaaagtgggtaaatgtatttcctgtcaggaatctcagaaggacctcaaggaaaccacaacacagcaggaaatcctcatgggaaagagaaaaaatacatgcactgagtgtgaaAAAAACTTATGTGATTACTCCAGCCTTAtaaagcatcagagaatccacacagaggagaggccctatgaatgctgtgagtgtgggaaaaccttcaaacgcaactcagccctttctgaacatcagagaatccacgctggggagaggccctatgaatgcagtgagtgtgggaaaagcttcactagcagctcaggcctttctaaacatcagagaatccacacaggagagaggccgtacgaatgcagtgagtgtgggaaaaccttcagttgcagttcgcaccttattaggcatgagagaatccacacaggggagaggccctatgaatgcagtgagtgtggaaaatgcgcCACTAACatctcagacctttctaaacatcagagaatccacacgggggagaggccctatgaatgcagtgagtgtgggaaaagcttcactagcagctcaggcctttctgaacatcagagaatccacacaggggagaggccctatgaatgcagtgagtgtgggaaaaccttcaatcgcagttcgcaccttattaggcatcagagaatccacacaggggagaggccctatgaatgcagtgagtgtgggaacaccttcaatcgcagttcgcatcttattaggcatcagggaatccacacaggggagaggccctatgaatgcagtgagtgtgggaaaagcttcagtagcagctcaggcctttctaaacatcagagaatccacacagggaagaggccctatgaatgcagtgagtgtgggaaaatttTCACTTACAGATCAGGTCTTTTTctccatcagagaatccacacaggagagaggccctatgaatgcagtgagtgtgggaaaaccttcaatcgcagttcgcaccttattaggcatgagagaatccacacaggggagaggccctataaatgcagtgagtgtgagaaaagcttcactagcagctcaggactttctaaacatcagagaatccacacaggagaggccgtATGa